One genomic window of Halorubrum hochsteinianum includes the following:
- a CDS encoding type II toxin-antitoxin system RelE family toxin, with translation MSDDGWTWELSSTAEDDLDGLSPAEQDRILDKLDENVSSPWRDPPDYGEPLQNSPHKKIRIGEFRLSVTFRQDDERLVVARIKRRGGAYTADDD, from the coding sequence ATGAGTGACGACGGGTGGACGTGGGAACTCTCCTCGACAGCCGAGGACGACCTCGACGGTCTATCTCCCGCCGAGCAAGACCGGATACTCGACAAGCTCGATGAAAACGTCTCCTCGCCGTGGCGCGACCCGCCGGACTATGGGGAGCCACTCCAGAACAGTCCACACAAGAAGATACGCATCGGAGAGTTCCGTCTCTCCGTGACATTCCGTCAGGACGATGAGCGACTCGTCGTCGCACGTATCAAGCGTCGTGGCGGCGCGTACACCGCTGACGACGACTAA
- a CDS encoding DUF7114 family protein produces the protein MDDAARARDAAREALADVEPEQLREALDSRIGDAAVTPGVLALVTARALEPEVDLGDVADRAAGVQLIYEGLRLTRTVAREEPWVTAPTAAADIDADMEILAADVLVSRGFSLLACTDAARPAVDVVRAFGRDQTLRDREDADAETAAALDRNLEVDALELAVVAGATAVGGDTPEELLAYARDLAADCDGEFPPAGSALPEATADRIADISERAVSATDR, from the coding sequence ATGGACGATGCCGCGCGAGCGCGTGACGCCGCGCGCGAGGCGCTCGCGGACGTCGAACCCGAACAGCTCCGCGAGGCCCTCGACTCCCGGATCGGCGACGCGGCGGTGACCCCCGGCGTGCTGGCGCTGGTCACCGCGCGCGCGCTGGAGCCGGAGGTCGACCTCGGCGACGTGGCCGACCGCGCCGCGGGCGTGCAGCTCATCTACGAGGGGTTGCGCCTCACCCGGACGGTCGCCCGCGAGGAGCCGTGGGTGACCGCGCCGACCGCCGCGGCCGACATCGACGCGGACATGGAGATCCTCGCCGCCGACGTGCTCGTCTCGCGCGGCTTCTCGCTCTTAGCGTGTACCGACGCCGCCCGCCCCGCGGTCGACGTAGTACGCGCGTTCGGCCGCGACCAGACGCTGCGCGACCGCGAGGACGCCGACGCGGAGACGGCGGCCGCGCTCGACCGCAACCTGGAGGTGGACGCCCTCGAACTCGCGGTCGTCGCCGGGGCCACCGCGGTCGGCGGCGACACCCCCGAGGAGCTGCTCGCGTACGCCCGCGACCTCGCCGCCGACTGCGACGGCGAGTTCCCGCCCGCCGGCAGCGCGCTGCCGGAGGCGACCGCCGACCGCATCGCGGACATCTCCGAGCGCGCCGTCAGCGCGACGGACCGGTGA
- a CDS encoding ribbon-helix-helix domain-containing protein, producing the protein MSEAATNDDGGDDIATVNFKVTESFLEQIDDTWQGRGFNSRSEFIRYTLRDAIEFPTFDRDELVALLEAEEDIREGRTTSAEEARERFGTSDE; encoded by the coding sequence ATGTCCGAAGCGGCCACAAACGACGACGGCGGAGACGACATCGCCACGGTGAATTTCAAAGTCACCGAGTCGTTCCTCGAACAGATAGACGATACGTGGCAGGGACGCGGGTTCAACAGTCGAAGCGAGTTCATCCGGTACACGCTTCGAGACGCCATCGAGTTCCCGACGTTCGACCGGGACGAACTCGTCGCTCTGCTCGAAGCCGAGGAGGACATCCGCGAGGGGCGAACAACGAGCGCCGAGGAAGCCCGCGAGCGGTTCGGCACGAGCGATGAGTGA